One stretch of Nitratiruptor tergarcus DSM 16512 DNA includes these proteins:
- a CDS encoding phosphatidate cytidylyltransferase — protein sequence MSELAKRLITGALLIGIVALVAWIDSFGLTWLFFGVIYLFSFYEALKLFGMSERNSLYFWALLVWIVAAIYPNPDDLFFLIALLFAAFEAYTQERDWQKFLPFLYPTASFLFLLALYHDFGMDALIWLVIVVALTDIGAYFTGRAIGKHPFCKTSPKKTWEGVIGGVIIATIAGSYYALILVDLPYGIVISLLTAVAAVFGDLFESYLKRLAGVKDSGNILPGHGGILDRVDGYLFAAVAMVILLRGLL from the coding sequence ATGAGTGAGCTTGCAAAACGCCTCATAACCGGGGCACTGCTTATTGGTATTGTAGCGCTCGTAGCGTGGATTGATAGTTTTGGACTAACTTGGCTCTTCTTTGGTGTTATCTATCTCTTTTCTTTTTATGAAGCGTTGAAGCTCTTTGGTATGAGTGAGAGAAATAGCCTCTACTTTTGGGCGCTGCTGGTGTGGATTGTAGCAGCCATCTACCCAAATCCAGATGATCTCTTTTTCCTCATAGCGCTTCTTTTTGCTGCTTTTGAAGCCTATACGCAGGAGCGTGATTGGCAAAAGTTTTTGCCATTTCTCTATCCCACTGCCTCATTTTTGTTTTTGCTAGCGCTCTATCACGATTTTGGGATGGATGCTCTCATATGGCTAGTGATTGTAGTAGCCCTTACTGATATTGGTGCTTATTTTACTGGACGTGCAATTGGAAAGCATCCCTTTTGTAAGACTTCACCCAAAAAGACGTGGGAAGGGGTTATTGGTGGTGTGATAATTGCTACGATTGCTGGAAGTTACTATGCGCTCATTTTAGTAGATCTTCCCTATGGAATTGTAATTTCACTACTTACAGCAGTTGCAGCAGTCTTTGGGGATCTTTTTGAGAGCTATCTCAAACGCCTAGCAGGAGTAAAAGATAGCGGCAATATATTACCGGGACATGGTGGGATACTCGATAGAGTGGATGGATATCTCTTTGCAGCTGTTGCGATGGTAATACTTTTAAGAGGGCTTTTATGA
- the dxr gene encoding 1-deoxy-D-xylulose-5-phosphate reductoisomerase codes for MALLGSTGSIGTNTLEVCRRYGIEVEVLVAGNNIDLLAKQIEEFRPRIVVSAKRANFDAPVVLHGQEGILQALTMCESELVVNALVGFLGLRPTLKAIELGKRVALANKESLVVAGKFIDVSKLRPIDSEHFGLWYLLQSARQPKRLILTASGGALRDWEIERIAHASLQDVLNHPNWSMGTKITIDSATMVNKLFEVLEAYWLFETKHIDAVIEPSSLVHGIVEFMDGSTTMHASKTDMKLPIAYALGIMDEPILSNVDLLAMNIAFRAIDSERYPVWQIKDALLQHPDCGVVVNAANEAAIERFLKGSFTFGDIAQAILQAFERFEGRVVNDIEEIFAIDEEVRNYVKTL; via the coding sequence ATAGCTCTTCTTGGCTCAACTGGCTCAATTGGTACCAACACGCTTGAGGTATGCAGACGCTATGGGATTGAAGTTGAGGTGTTGGTTGCAGGGAATAATATCGATCTGCTTGCAAAGCAGATAGAAGAGTTTCGACCGCGTATTGTGGTAAGTGCAAAGAGAGCTAATTTTGATGCTCCTGTGGTACTCCATGGGCAGGAGGGGATCTTGCAAGCGCTTACGATGTGTGAGAGTGAGCTTGTTGTCAATGCGCTTGTTGGCTTTTTGGGACTACGCCCAACACTCAAAGCGATTGAGCTTGGCAAAAGGGTTGCACTTGCGAATAAAGAGAGTCTTGTAGTTGCGGGAAAGTTTATTGATGTATCAAAGCTACGCCCCATCGATAGTGAGCACTTTGGTCTTTGGTATCTTTTGCAAAGTGCTCGCCAACCAAAAAGGCTCATTCTCACTGCAAGCGGGGGAGCCTTGAGGGATTGGGAGATCGAAAGAATTGCTCATGCTTCTTTGCAAGATGTACTTAATCATCCCAACTGGTCTATGGGAACAAAGATTACTATTGATAGTGCTACAATGGTGAATAAACTCTTTGAAGTTTTAGAAGCCTACTGGCTTTTTGAGACAAAGCATATAGATGCTGTGATTGAGCCAAGCTCTTTGGTGCATGGGATTGTGGAGTTTATGGATGGAAGCACTACTATGCATGCAAGCAAAACAGACATGAAGCTACCTATCGCTTATGCTCTTGGGATTATGGATGAGCCGATTTTGAGCAATGTAGATCTTTTAGCAATGAATATAGCTTTTAGGGCTATTGATAGTGAGCGCTATCCTGTATGGCAGATAAAAGATGCACTTTTACAACATCCAGATTGTGGAGTTGTTGTGAACGCAGCAAATGAAGCAGCAATTGAGAGATTTTTAAAAGGAAGTTTTACTTTTGGTGATATAGCACAAGCTATTTTACAAGCTTTTGAGCGCTTTGAGGGCAGAGTGGTAAACGATATTGAAGAGATATTTGCTATTGATGAAGAGGTACGTAATTATGTTAAAACTCTTTAA
- a CDS encoding RBBP9/YdeN family alpha/beta hydrolase, protein MDRFLLLHGWGGSDYPHWQSWLAGELAKEYGTVSFPLIHHPHHPNKKKWMNQFKKHLKTFRPTTVICHSLACTVWLALCEEGEIDEVERLLLVAPPSQNTDIELLKQFFPHSLPQRLYADEVQLVVSTNDPYLKIEEAHDLQRHFDCEMLILENAGHINDKSGYGQWPWVLAWAKRDPSLLSEPL, encoded by the coding sequence ATGGATAGGTTTTTGCTTTTGCATGGTTGGGGAGGAAGTGACTATCCCCATTGGCAAAGTTGGTTAGCAGGAGAGCTAGCTAAAGAGTATGGGACGGTGAGTTTCCCACTCATTCATCATCCTCATCATCCAAACAAAAAAAAGTGGATGAATCAGTTCAAAAAGCATCTTAAAACATTTCGACCGACTACTGTCATTTGCCACTCTCTTGCTTGTACCGTTTGGTTGGCTTTGTGTGAAGAGGGGGAGATTGATGAAGTAGAGAGGCTTTTGCTTGTAGCACCTCCGAGTCAAAATACAGATATTGAGCTACTCAAGCAGTTTTTCCCTCACTCTCTTCCTCAAAGACTCTATGCAGATGAAGTGCAGCTAGTCGTTTCAACGAATGATCCATACTTGAAGATTGAAGAGGCTCATGATTTACAGCGCCATTTTGATTGTGAGATGCTGATACTAGAAAATGCAGGGCACATAAATGATAAAAGTGGCTATGGCCAGTGGCCATGGGTGCTTGCGTGGGCAAAGAGAGATCCAAGTTTACTATCGGAGCCGTTATGA
- the tsaD gene encoding tRNA (adenosine(37)-N6)-threonylcarbamoyltransferase complex transferase subunit TsaD → MILSIESSCDDSSIAVTRISDYKLLFHKKISQELAHSEYGGVVPELASRLHAEALPKILEEAKEFLPHIKAVAVTNEPGLSVTLMEGVMMAKALHLALGVPLIGVNHLVGHIYSLFIEQESRLPKMVLLVSGGHTMILDVKGYNDLKVLATTLDDSFGESFDKVAKMMGLGYPGGPIIEKLARQGDPNRFSFPIPLKSSSKLAFSYSGLKNAVRLALEEIENLSRQDMADIAASFQKAAITHLLQKTKKACEIYTPSDFAIVGGASANLALREIFEKECAKRGIPIEFAKLEFCSDNAAMIGRAAIEAYKRGDFIAMEDLKVLPRSCFV, encoded by the coding sequence ATGATTTTGAGCATTGAGAGTAGTTGTGATGATAGCTCTATTGCAGTGACACGCATTAGTGATTATAAACTTCTCTTTCACAAAAAAATCTCCCAAGAGCTAGCACATAGTGAATATGGTGGTGTTGTACCAGAGCTTGCAAGCAGGCTGCATGCTGAAGCTTTGCCAAAGATTTTAGAAGAGGCAAAGGAGTTTTTGCCTCATATCAAAGCAGTAGCAGTGACAAATGAGCCAGGGCTCTCTGTGACGCTTATGGAGGGCGTTATGATGGCAAAGGCTTTGCATCTAGCTCTAGGTGTTCCCCTCATTGGTGTTAATCATCTAGTAGGACATATCTACTCCCTCTTTATAGAGCAAGAATCTAGGCTGCCAAAGATGGTATTGCTTGTAAGTGGTGGGCATACAATGATTTTGGATGTAAAGGGTTACAACGATCTCAAAGTCTTAGCTACTACGCTTGATGATAGTTTTGGTGAGAGCTTTGATAAGGTTGCAAAGATGATGGGACTAGGATATCCTGGAGGACCAATTATCGAAAAACTAGCTCGCCAGGGGGATCCAAACCGTTTTTCTTTTCCTATTCCACTCAAAAGCAGCTCCAAGCTTGCTTTTAGTTACTCTGGACTCAAAAATGCAGTGCGCTTGGCTTTGGAAGAAATTGAAAATCTCAGTCGCCAAGATATGGCAGATATTGCAGCCTCTTTTCAAAAAGCTGCAATTACACACCTTTTGCAAAAAACCAAAAAAGCGTGTGAAATCTATACACCTAGTGATTTTGCAATAGTTGGCGGGGCGAGTGCGAATCTTGCCTTGCGTGAAATTTTTGAGAAGGAGTGCGCAAAACGGGGTATCCCTATAGAGTTTGCAAAGCTAGAGTTTTGCAGTGATAATGCAGCAATGATTGGACGGGCTGCTATTGAAGCATATAAAAGGGGTGATTTTATTGCGATGGAGGATCTCAAAGTTTTGCCACGCAGCTGTTTTGTGTAG
- the tpx gene encoding thiol peroxidase yields the protein MATVTLKGNPVNLEGNEVNVGDKAPEATVVTTDLAEKKVGGAQDKVQMIVVVPSLDTPVCATETRKFNEEASNIEGVDVTVVSMDLPFASKRFCSTEGVENLTVASDYRNRDFGEKYGVVIAEGPLKGILARAIFIIDKNGNVVYKQLVPEITEEPNYQEALEAAKKAAAA from the coding sequence ATGGCAACTGTTACACTAAAAGGAAATCCAGTAAATTTGGAAGGAAATGAAGTAAATGTTGGAGATAAAGCTCCTGAGGCTACTGTAGTAACTACTGATTTGGCAGAGAAAAAAGTAGGTGGTGCACAAGATAAAGTACAAATGATTGTTGTTGTTCCTTCACTTGATACACCAGTGTGTGCAACTGAAACAAGAAAATTTAACGAAGAAGCTTCTAATATTGAAGGTGTAGATGTTACTGTTGTTTCTATGGACCTTCCATTTGCAAGTAAGAGATTTTGCTCTACTGAAGGTGTAGAAAACCTAACAGTTGCAAGTGACTATAGAAACAGAGATTTTGGTGAAAAATATGGTGTTGTAATCGCTGAAGGTCCTCTTAAAGGGATCCTTGCAAGAGCGATTTTTATCATCGATAAAAACGGAAACGTTGTTTATAAGCAACTCGTTCCTGAAATCACAGAAGAGCCTAACTATCAAGAAGCTCTCGAAGCTGCGAAAAAAGCGGCAGCTGCATAA
- a CDS encoding alcohol dehydrogenase catalytic domain-containing protein, protein MLALRFYDRRDIKLEEIPKPNPKKGEVLIKVTDAGISQTQINEFVEGPFIINKTPHPLTHKATPLIPCQEYGGIIEEVGEGVDQSLIGEQVAVAPLLSCGECEYCKMGKENLCEKVGYLGLLGADGGFCEYSVVSVENIIPISQKELLTFIEPILVGLHAAKTIESFLNLQNKKVLILGAGAVGISVAAVFRDYFGANVFINDILEARLKRAQKGGFLTVTKEELAKEYDLVIDAAGMDTLVDKPAIVEGVSYLKKSAPLLNIGTYFHPVSYIPSTLLLGEHPLLASLMYTKRDLMLLPEVLKKLSVDFSSFITSIDLEHIIEDGYYKAEVDKESFTRIVVRP, encoded by the coding sequence ATGCTTGCATTAAGATTCTACGATAGGCGAGATATTAAACTAGAAGAGATTCCAAAGCCGAACCCCAAAAAAGGTGAAGTTCTTATAAAAGTAACTGATGCAGGAATAAGTCAGACACAGATCAATGAGTTTGTAGAAGGCCCCTTTATCATCAATAAGACTCCCCATCCCCTCACGCATAAAGCTACGCCACTTATTCCTTGTCAAGAGTATGGTGGGATTATTGAAGAGGTTGGAGAAGGTGTAGATCAAAGCCTCATAGGCGAGCAAGTAGCTGTTGCACCACTGCTATCATGTGGCGAATGTGAATATTGTAAAATGGGGAAAGAGAACCTTTGTGAAAAAGTGGGATACCTTGGCCTATTAGGGGCAGATGGAGGGTTTTGCGAATATAGTGTTGTCTCTGTAGAAAATATCATTCCGATATCCCAAAAGGAGCTTCTTACATTTATTGAGCCAATTTTGGTGGGGCTCCATGCTGCAAAAACGATTGAGAGTTTTTTAAATTTACAAAATAAAAAGGTTCTCATTTTAGGGGCTGGAGCAGTTGGCATAAGTGTTGCAGCTGTTTTTCGAGACTATTTTGGTGCTAATGTTTTCATAAACGATATATTAGAAGCAAGGTTGAAAAGAGCACAAAAAGGCGGTTTTCTGACGGTAACAAAAGAAGAACTGGCAAAAGAGTATGATTTAGTTATAGATGCAGCAGGAATGGATACACTTGTTGACAAACCGGCAATCGTGGAGGGAGTTTCTTATCTTAAAAAGAGTGCACCACTTCTTAATATTGGAACATATTTTCATCCAGTCTCTTATATCCCTTCTACACTACTATTGGGTGAGCATCCTTTACTTGCTTCTCTTATGTACACTAAGAGAGATTTAATGTTACTGCCAGAAGTTTTAAAGAAGTTATCTGTAGATTTCTCCTCTTTCATCACATCAATCGACTTAGAACATATTATTGAGGATGGCTATTATAAAGCAGAAGTCGATAAAGAGAGTTTTACAAGAATTGTGGTAAGGCCATAG
- a CDS encoding EAL domain-containing protein, whose product MIALLSQMLSETLEDEVEIVSKKEFAYPKERKFFAIDSEYVFIYNKHLMPKKLHIIKTLLAQFIRLYQQNEDELKKLKIIHKEVDNILHSNELFFEKKGDIASFFSFLHKEDIQFVLIENGKVLFNNGIDTFTIETTLKKLKKAAIVSLPIGEGALFATNKGFYTIILLKKRGSIDPFIKKLMNSRLLWINALYEARVSYEVDRLTGLYTRSKFLTDLPMHKKRSFIFINIKNFKVINQLYNDAIGDRVLQELAERFRQGFGHEHIYRIYGDRFAIICEEKELQNFIDILWGIETKAFLIYNDETKEYIEPQLKFGVFVSREYHDEMLELANIAFKQCQKALCYYKDDIKPMLQEEIEYTYLLTRALDEDGIEPYFQKVIDKKNGTVHYYEVLMRIVIDEKVYPPVKFLDIAKKKGLYKKLSTVMIEKAIAAAKKLQQRVSINIDIFDILEKDFMANIQKLLQKYQIASHMLQFEILETEDIYQYSSEVKAFISTMRSLGIGVALDDFGKGYSNFAIIKDFDLDLLKIDMSIVRHIGKSEESFLILKSIAEFASLLHIETTAEGVGSEEIYQKVLQTPINYLQGFFIDKPKPLEEILIQQ is encoded by the coding sequence ATGATAGCTTTACTCTCACAAATGCTTAGTGAAACGTTAGAAGATGAGGTAGAGATAGTTTCCAAAAAAGAGTTTGCCTATCCAAAAGAGAGAAAGTTTTTTGCAATAGATAGTGAATATGTATTTATCTATAATAAACACCTCATGCCAAAAAAACTGCATATTATCAAAACACTCCTTGCTCAATTTATTCGTTTGTATCAACAAAACGAGGATGAATTAAAAAAATTAAAAATTATCCATAAAGAGGTAGATAATATTCTTCATTCTAATGAACTTTTTTTTGAAAAAAAGGGTGATATTGCCTCTTTTTTCTCTTTTTTGCATAAAGAGGATATTCAATTTGTTTTAATTGAAAACGGTAAGGTGCTATTTAATAATGGGATTGATACATTTACTATTGAAACGACTCTTAAAAAGCTAAAAAAAGCAGCTATTGTCTCTTTGCCTATAGGAGAAGGAGCACTTTTTGCTACGAATAAAGGATTTTATACTATTATATTATTAAAAAAGAGAGGAAGTATTGATCCATTTATTAAAAAGCTTATGAATTCGCGTCTTTTGTGGATAAATGCTCTTTATGAAGCAAGAGTATCTTATGAGGTTGATAGACTTACAGGCCTTTATACACGGAGCAAGTTTCTTACAGATCTTCCAATGCACAAAAAGAGATCATTTATCTTCATCAACATTAAAAATTTCAAAGTTATTAATCAGCTATATAATGATGCTATTGGTGATAGAGTTTTACAAGAGCTTGCAGAGAGATTCCGTCAAGGTTTTGGGCATGAGCATATATATAGGATCTATGGAGATAGATTTGCAATAATTTGTGAAGAAAAAGAACTGCAAAATTTTATAGATATATTGTGGGGTATAGAAACTAAAGCATTTTTAATATATAACGATGAAACAAAAGAGTATATTGAACCACAGCTTAAATTTGGGGTATTTGTTTCTCGAGAATATCACGATGAAATGTTGGAATTAGCCAATATTGCTTTTAAGCAGTGTCAAAAAGCTCTTTGTTACTATAAAGACGATATAAAACCAATGCTACAAGAAGAGATAGAGTATACATATCTTTTAACACGGGCATTGGATGAGGATGGTATTGAGCCATATTTTCAAAAAGTTATTGATAAAAAAAATGGTACAGTTCACTATTATGAAGTTCTCATGCGCATTGTTATAGATGAAAAAGTGTACCCGCCTGTAAAATTTTTGGATATTGCAAAGAAAAAGGGGCTTTATAAAAAACTTAGTACTGTAATGATAGAAAAAGCGATTGCAGCTGCTAAAAAACTTCAACAGAGAGTTTCGATAAACATAGATATTTTTGATATTTTGGAAAAAGATTTTATGGCAAATATTCAAAAACTTTTGCAAAAATATCAAATAGCTTCGCATATGCTACAATTTGAAATTTTAGAAACAGAAGATATATATCAATATAGCAGTGAAGTTAAAGCTTTTATTAGTACTATGCGGTCCCTTGGTATAGGTGTGGCTTTAGATGATTTTGGAAAAGGCTATTCCAATTTCGCGATTATTAAAGATTTTGATCTTGATTTACTCAAAATAGATATGAGTATTGTTCGCCATATTGGGAAGAGTGAAGAGTCTTTTTTGATTCTCAAATCAATTGCAGAGTTTGCCTCTTTGTTACATATTGAGACTACTGCAGAAGGTGTAGGGAGCGAAGAGATCTATCAAAAGGTATTACAGACTCCTATTAACTATCTGCAAGGTTTCTTTATCGATAAGCCAAAACCTCTTGAAGAGATCCTTATACAACAATAA
- a CDS encoding UDP-N-acetylmuramate dehydrogenase — MKRVIDFSRYSSIKIGPKIEVEVIESIEATNEAFFLIGGANNLLVSPSPPPLAILGKNFDFIRIEGDELIIGAKTATGKVVSFCKKHDIAGFEFLNKLPGTIGGAVKMNAGVKEYEIKDRLLWIRTHQGKIPAHKVGLEYRKSAIKNIIYEAGFKIVPGFSEELRQKLLQLRSNQPKEPSAGSVFKNPPGDYAGRLIEAVGLKGKRVGNMAFSHIHANFLVNLGGGTFEEAMTLINEAKAQVFAKYGIPLEEEIIVV, encoded by the coding sequence GTGAAGAGAGTAATAGATTTTAGTCGCTACAGCTCTATCAAAATAGGTCCAAAAATCGAAGTAGAAGTAATAGAGAGCATTGAAGCTACAAATGAAGCATTTTTTCTCATCGGTGGAGCCAACAATCTGCTGGTAAGTCCTTCACCACCTCCCCTAGCAATTTTGGGCAAAAACTTTGATTTTATCCGCATAGAAGGGGATGAACTTATCATCGGTGCAAAAACTGCAACAGGCAAAGTGGTCTCATTTTGTAAAAAACATGATATTGCAGGGTTTGAGTTTTTGAACAAACTCCCTGGAACCATCGGTGGGGCAGTGAAAATGAATGCAGGTGTCAAAGAGTATGAGATCAAAGATCGCCTCCTTTGGATTCGCACTCATCAAGGCAAAATTCCAGCTCACAAAGTTGGCTTAGAGTATCGCAAAAGCGCTATCAAAAATATTATCTATGAAGCTGGCTTTAAAATTGTGCCTGGATTCAGCGAAGAGCTACGCCAAAAACTCCTGCAACTTCGTTCCAATCAGCCAAAAGAACCAAGTGCTGGGAGTGTATTTAAAAATCCTCCGGGAGATTATGCAGGAAGACTCATAGAGGCTGTAGGTCTCAAAGGAAAAAGAGTAGGCAATATGGCTTTTAGCCATATCCATGCAAACTTTTTGGTTAATCTTGGCGGAGGCACTTTTGAAGAAGCAATGACACTTATCAATGAAGCAAAAGCGCAAGTTTTTGCCAAATATGGAATCCCTTTAGAAGAAGAGATTATTGTTGTATAA
- a CDS encoding menaquinone biosynthesis family protein, which yields MSTYSVAHSPDADDIFMFYAIKFGWVSAKDLHFTNTALDIETLNEKALENFYDITAISFALYPKIRNEYALLRTAVSFGEGYGPKLIKKRGKKLKPNFKAALSGRYTTNALLFRIAYPHARPVYMNFLDIEKAVLEGTVDAGVLIHESILDFDENLEVERELWDIWVDLAGSDLPLPLGGMALRRSIPLNKAIEAEEMLTKTVAVAHNHKTLLSKMLLERNLVRIEDEQLQRYLDLYANEHSITMNELQYEALNRLFAIGFEYDFYDCPIRAKDFLIPHEYKCLREM from the coding sequence ATGTCAACCTATTCAGTCGCCCACTCTCCCGATGCAGATGATATTTTTATGTTTTACGCTATCAAATTTGGCTGGGTGAGTGCAAAAGATCTTCACTTTACCAATACTGCTCTTGATATTGAAACTCTCAATGAAAAAGCCTTAGAAAATTTTTACGATATTACAGCTATTAGCTTTGCACTCTATCCAAAAATTCGCAATGAGTATGCACTTTTGCGTACAGCTGTGAGCTTTGGTGAAGGGTATGGTCCAAAACTCATAAAAAAAAGAGGGAAAAAGCTCAAACCAAACTTTAAAGCTGCTCTGAGTGGGCGCTACACGACAAACGCCCTCCTCTTTCGCATCGCCTATCCTCATGCAAGACCAGTCTATATGAATTTTTTAGATATTGAAAAGGCAGTACTTGAAGGCACAGTAGATGCGGGCGTACTTATCCATGAATCGATTCTCGATTTTGATGAAAATTTAGAAGTAGAACGAGAACTGTGGGATATCTGGGTGGATCTTGCTGGCAGTGATCTCCCACTCCCTCTTGGCGGAATGGCTTTGCGCAGATCGATTCCACTTAATAAAGCGATCGAAGCAGAAGAGATGCTCACAAAAACAGTAGCAGTTGCACACAACCATAAAACACTCCTTTCAAAGATGCTCTTAGAGCGTAATCTTGTACGCATAGAGGATGAGCAATTGCAAAGATATCTTGATCTCTATGCAAATGAACACTCCATTACTATGAATGAATTACAATACGAAGCTCTCAACAGACTCTTTGCAATTGGCTTTGAGTATGATTTTTATGACTGTCCTATAAGAGCAAAAGATTTTCTCATTCCCCATGAATATAAGTGTTTACGGGAGATGTAG
- a CDS encoding acyltransferase family protein, with amino-acid sequence MIFFRGCAVIFVSWLHIAENYKRIASDGLEFYQLFKVFDFGRFGVILFFIISGFLLIGTLRDERHIAVKKYLIKRFFRLYPAFFLSVFIAYPVMKIWGCHFSVKDLLINLTMVPQFFNAPLIQWLYWTLEVQWIFYLLLAVLYYLGYLNNKKVLFSIFLLCVAIFTLSRLLHFHSSHVGLEELPHFLAIMFWAIIVRRFHDNSNEYQRVFYIATIILFTIQIAAVIKYYMTHKMQFIPLMLSFIGAEVFFLIIFFFYHQNIQVKFPVIIHHFIRFIRKVGKISYSMYLFHAIVLHGMYLLIIHHFQDFKNLHLGLYVVVNLSLTIVVGWIMYHLVEKPFNTLGHKLASRVK; translated from the coding sequence TTGATTTTTTTCAGAGGATGTGCTGTTATATTTGTTTCATGGCTGCATATAGCAGAAAATTATAAAAGAATTGCATCTGATGGGTTAGAGTTTTATCAGTTATTTAAAGTATTTGATTTTGGTAGATTTGGTGTTATTCTCTTTTTTATCATAAGTGGTTTTCTACTTATTGGTACTTTAAGAGATGAAAGGCATATTGCTGTAAAAAAGTACTTAATTAAACGATTTTTCAGGCTCTATCCCGCTTTTTTTCTCTCTGTCTTTATAGCATATCCAGTTATGAAAATCTGGGGTTGTCACTTTTCAGTAAAAGATTTACTTATCAATTTAACTATGGTGCCCCAGTTTTTTAATGCTCCTTTGATTCAATGGCTCTATTGGACTTTGGAGGTGCAGTGGATATTTTATCTTTTATTAGCAGTTTTGTATTATCTAGGATATTTAAATAATAAAAAAGTTTTATTTTCCATTTTTTTACTATGTGTGGCTATTTTTACTCTTTCACGACTATTACATTTTCATAGCTCTCATGTTGGATTGGAAGAGTTGCCACATTTTCTTGCGATAATGTTTTGGGCGATTATAGTGCGACGTTTTCATGATAATAGCAATGAGTATCAGCGAGTTTTTTATATTGCAACAATTATTTTGTTCACTATCCAAATTGCTGCAGTGATAAAATATTATATGACGCATAAAATGCAATTTATTCCACTCATGCTTTCGTTTATTGGTGCAGAAGTTTTCTTTTTAATTATTTTCTTTTTTTATCATCAAAATATTCAAGTGAAATTTCCAGTAATAATTCATCATTTCATTCGATTTATAAGAAAGGTAGGAAAGATTAGCTACAGTATGTATCTTTTTCATGCAATTGTTTTACATGGTATGTATTTACTTATTATTCACCATTTTCAAGATTTTAAGAATCTCCATTTAGGCCTGTATGTTGTAGTGAATCTGTCTCTTACAATAGTTGTAGGTTGGATAATGTATCATTTGGTTGAAAAACCGTTTAATACTTTAGGGCATAAATTGGCAAGTAGGGTGAAATAG
- a CDS encoding DUF2231 domain-containing protein, which produces MNVIHPPFVHFVVALPLAALFSQLTYLGTKDITYAKASTRILALSLLISFFAVYGGLHDANTILNNNYILEYGKAVIAKHKILGFLTLLILFITTLIKWIATMKKSFTLEKLSLLFIIFTILTVLYEGNMGGSIVYKYSGGIDNHIIKERCEKLK; this is translated from the coding sequence ATGAATGTAATACATCCTCCATTCGTCCATTTTGTCGTAGCTCTTCCATTAGCTGCACTCTTTTCACAACTTACGTATCTTGGCACAAAAGATATAACATACGCAAAAGCATCTACAAGAATCTTGGCACTCTCGCTTCTTATCTCATTCTTTGCTGTTTATGGGGGATTACATGATGCTAATACTATATTAAATAATAACTATATTTTAGAATATGGTAAAGCTGTGATTGCCAAACATAAAATTTTAGGATTTTTAACACTATTAATCTTATTTATCACTACATTAATAAAATGGATTGCAACGATGAAAAAATCGTTTACATTAGAAAAGCTATCACTCCTTTTCATCATCTTTACTATTTTAACAGTCTTATATGAAGGCAATATGGGTGGCTCAATTGTTTATAAATACTCAGGGGGTATTGACAATCACATTATAAAAGAGAGATGCGAAAAACTAAAGTAA